One region of Brassica napus cultivar Da-Ae chromosome A10, Da-Ae, whole genome shotgun sequence genomic DNA includes:
- the LOC106419492 gene encoding NAC domain-containing protein 79, producing METIGGFHKEDDEQMDLPPGFRFHPTDEELITHYLHKKVLNIDFSAKAISEVDLNKAEPWELPYKAKMGEKEWYFFCVRDRKYPTGLRTNRATQAGYWKATGKDKEIFRGKSLVGMKKTLVFYKGRAPKGHKTNWVMHEFRLDGKLSAYNLPKTAKNEWVISRVFHKTEGGKKIPLSALIQIGSYGGSNLPPITDSSPYNDITKTEPVYVPCFSNQTETRGTLLSYFSNSALCSIPLYQPQSLQVFENLQSTHQILTQEHSVSHQEVPSSSAGPIDLESFLSY from the exons atggaaACTATTGGTGGGTTTCACAAGGAAGATGATGAGCAGATGGATTTGCCTCCTGGGTTTAGGTTTCATCCAACAGACGAAGAACTCATAACCCACTATCTACACAAGAAGGTTCTCAACATTGATTTCTCGGCTAAAGCTATTAGCGAGGTGGACTTGAACAAAGCTGAACCATGGGAGTTGCCGT ATAAAGCAAAAATGGGTGAGAAAGAATGGTACTTCTTCTGTGTGAGGGATAGAAAGTATCCAACCGGTCTGAGGACTAACCGGGCAACTCAAGCCGGTTATTGGAAGGCAACCGGGAAGGATAAGGAGATTTTCAGAGGCAAATCACTTGTTGGTATGAAGAAAACACTTGTTTTCTACAAGGGAAGAGCTCCAAAAGGGCATAAAACAAACTGGGTGATGCATGAGTTTAGGCTTGATGGGAAACTCTCTGCTTACAACTTACCCAAAACCGCTAAg AATGAATGGGTGATATCCAGAGTGTTTCATAAAACTGAAGGAGGCAAGAAGATCCCACTTTCGGCTTTAATCCAAATTGGTTCGTATGGAGGGTCCAATTTACCACCTATAACCGATTCTTCACCATACAATGATATAACCAAGACCGAACCGGTTTACGTGCCCTGCTTCTCCAACCAAACCGAAACCAGAGGAACACTGCTCAGTTACTTCAGCAACTCCGCACTTTGCTCAATTCCACTCTACCAACCTCAATCTCTCCAGGTTTTCGAGAATCTACAGAGTACTCATCAGATTCTTACTCAAGAACACTCCGTTTCTCATCAAGAAGTTCCTTCTTCCTCCGCCGGTCCAATTGATCTTGAATCTTTCTTGAGTTACTGA